One genomic window of Quercus lobata isolate SW786 chromosome 9, ValleyOak3.0 Primary Assembly, whole genome shotgun sequence includes the following:
- the LOC115961412 gene encoding uncharacterized protein LOC115961412 — MEVEFSAPAQCSSEEEDEYQRSVKKFKESNGARSFLPPRKPVSYKDSLVGDIPGAYEQAFKFNKEWEEGYESEDDMEPLTEGMAEVKLSKETKARIRAPWSKALIVKVCGRLVGFHYLTFKLNALWKPTAKMDCVTMGKGFFLIRFSSSDDFDAVLRGGPWFLGEYFLAIKPWEPYFIASEAKLTSVAVWVRFPELPIEFYDAAVLREIGSVIGPVLRIDSYTASETRGGYTRLCVQIDLDKPLISSIRVGRLVQRVLYEGISSLCFCCSKLGHKQEHCSLKVKEPSKVNEAQTSSKTNEISEVVQSEPNYGPWMVVTRKKGLARMGKASGPTKLNTSSQDRFKGNLDLSQTSSHVEASENLGKSDHSDSVDSGSETTREDAAQIPQSNLEIRKDCVMEDYIENSRAEC; from the coding sequence ATGGAAGTAGAGTTCTCTGCACCAGCACAGTGTTCAAGCGAAGAAGAGGATGAATACCAACGGagtgttaaaaaatttaaagagagCAACGGCGCAAGGAGTTTCTTGCCACCAAGGAAACCAGTGAGTTACAAAGATAGTCTCGTGGGAGACATTCCTGGAGCATATGAACAGGCATTTAAGTTCAATAAAGAATGGGAGGAAGGTTATGAGTCAGAGGATGATATGGAGCCTTTAACAGAAGGTATGGCTGAGGTGAAGCTttccaaagaaacaaaagctCGCATCAGAGCGCCATGGTCGAAAGCCTTGATAGTGAAAGTGTGTGGTAGGTTAGTTGGATTCCACTACCTCACTTTCAAGCTCAATGCTTTATGGAAACCGACGGCGAAGATGGACTGTGTGACCATGGGGAAAGGCTTCTTTCTAATTAGATTCAGTAGCAGTGACGATTTTGATGCAGTACTTCGGGGCGGCCCATGGTTTTTAGGAGAGTATTTTCTTGCAATCAAGCCTTGGGAACCTTATTTCATTGCGTCGGAGGCCAAGCTTACATCGGTGGCTGTGTGGGTAAGGTTTCCTGAATTACCAATTGAATTCTATGATGCTGCTGTATTGAGAGAAATTGGGAGTGTCATTGGTCCTGTATTACGGATTGATTCTTACACAGCCTCGGAAACTAGAGGAGGCTACACAAGGCTTTGTGTGCAGATTGACTTGGACAAGCCACTCATTAGCTCCATTCGAGTGGGTAGATTAGTCCAAAGGGTATTGTATGAAGGTATATCATCCTTGTGTTTCTGTTGCAGCAAGCTTGGGCATAAACAGGAACACTGCAGTTTGAAAGTGAAGGAACCAAGCAAAGTTAATGAGGCTCAGACCTCGTCGAAAACTAACGAAATAAGTGAGGTGGTTCAGTCCGAGCCCAACTATGGGCCTTGGATGGTTGTTACGAGAAAAAAGGGGTTGGCTAGGATGGGAAAGGCTAGTGGGCCAACTAAATTAAATACCTCATCCCAGGACAGATTCAAGGGCAATCTGGACCTTTCACAAACGTCAAGCCATGTGGAAGCAAGTGAAAATCTTGGTAAGTCAGATCATAGTGATTCAGTTGACTCAGGAAGTGAGACAACACGTGAAGATGCAGCCCAAATCCCACAGAGTAATCTTGAGATAAGAAAGGACTGTGTCATGGAAGATTACATTGAAAACTCAAGAGCTGAGTGTTAG
- the LOC115961034 gene encoding S-norcoclaurine synthase 1-like: MFGQLSHELGVNVPASEAWELYSALRLAKLVEEEPASGIEKIDVIEGDGGAGTILKLTFAGPPLFTVYKEKFTKLDNEKRLKETEVVEGGYLELGFTLFLIRFEVIEKDNDSCIIKSTIEYDVKEEAAANASYFTIDAVANIAELSKNYLTKNKAAKDEH, encoded by the exons ATGTTTGGGCAACTCTCACACGAGCTAGGGGTGAACGTGCCGGCGAGTGAAGCATGGGAGCTTTACAGCGCGCTTCGGTTGGCAAAACTTGTTGAAGAAGAGCCTGCAAGTGGCATTGAGAAAATTGATGTCATAGAAGGTGATGGAGGGGCTGGGACTATTCTCAAGCTAACATTTGCAG gCCCACCTTTGTTTACTGTTTACAAAGAGAAGTTCACAAAGCTTGACAATGAGAAACGCCTTAAAGAAACAGAAGTGGTCGAAGGAGGATATCTTGAGTTAGGCTTTACTCTTTTTCTTATTCGATTCGAAGTCATAGAGAAAGACAATGATTCATGCATAATCAAAAGCACAATAGAGTATGATGTCAAGGAAGAGGCTGCTGCTAATGCCTCGTATTTTACTATTGACGCAGTGGCAAATATTGCAGAACTCTCCAAAAATTATCTCACCAAAAACAAAGCTGCTAAAGATGAACACTAA
- the LOC115959043 gene encoding S-norcoclaurine synthase 2-like, which produces MFGQLSHELEINVPASEAWELYGTLRLAKLLEEDGTLVQKFEVTEGDGGIGTILKLTFPPGTPGFTYYKEKFTKLDNEKRLKEAEVIEGGYLELGFTFHHTRFEVIEMDSDTCMVRTTIEYDVKEEAAANASYATIDAVAKLAELAKNHLIKNKASKDTH; this is translated from the exons ATGTTTGGGCAACTCTCACACGAGCTGGAGATAAACGTGCCCGCTAGTGAAGCCTGGGAGCTTTATGGCACGCTTCGGTTGGCAAAACTTCTTGAAGAAGACGGAACTCTCGTTCAGAAATTTGAGGTCACTGAAGGTGATGGAGGGATTGGGACCATTCTCAAGTTAACATTTCCACCAG GCACACCTGGATTTACTTATTACAAAGAGAAGTTCACAAAACTTGACAATGAGAAACGCTTGAAAGAAGCAGAGGTGATTGAAGGAGGATATCTTGAATTAGGCTTTACTTTTCATCACACTCGCTTTGAAGTCATTGAGATGGACAGTGATACATGCATGGTGAGAACCACAATTGAGTATGATGTCAAGGAAGAGGCTGCTGCTAATGCATCATATGCCACCATCGATGCAGTGGCAAAACTTGCAGAGCTTGCCAAAAATCATCTCATCAAAAACAAAGCTTCTAAAGATACACATTAA